The Aphidius gifuensis isolate YNYX2018 linkage group LG2, ASM1490517v1, whole genome shotgun sequence DNA window ttaaCATTTGTAAAATCGTGTTAAATGTTAACTATGGTAGCTTGACAAAGCGCGTGCGTAAATGTGCGTGacgattattataataacgTAGTAACACGCAAAGTTGATGCTCTTCCTCATTCGCTTgaccacaatttttttattttttatatattcacatgGATTTATTTACATATGATGTTTGTGTACATAAAATCTACttagagaaaaattaaattcaaacgGGACAATAATTCATAACAGTTTTGTGCGGTttcatttcgaaaaaaaaataaaaaaagttatttactttgatgaaaaaaaaaaaacatcatcatgaaccagtttaaattttgaattttattaattttaatttaattaaaattacatttttttaaaagttataatttatagttttttaaaaaatttttttctgcttCACTTTCAGCAATTAATACTAAAAATGATGGTGTACCACATCTCAATgaaaatctataaaaataaatgaaataaaattacaaaaatatcaattaattaattaattataatattaataaaattaatttactaactGTTTACGTGatataattgatgataatgttcTACTAATGTCAACTTTatgaatactttttttatcttttccctcaaaataaacatttaaattatcaacaatataacGTTGTTCAATATCCCATTCTGGtggttcaataaataaatcttcaaGTTGATCTAAAAATGGTGTATCTTCATGAAAACTTTGTATAAAATCAGTTTGCATTGTTTCAGGATAAAGTATCATAACTGGCCAAACTAAAcgatttgttttattatcaaatttaactcTATTTTGTGATAACTGTGGTATTTGTGGtacaaaatcatttaaatcaattgtcATTTTACCAATTggtatatcaatattaatattacgaTCAATAATTGCTTTAACAAGTCTATCTTCTTctgtttctaatttttttaaacgtgCATCTTTCATTCTATCATCACgttctttcttttttctttcaattattgaattttttaggAGGCTCATTATCTCCTCATTGTTATCACCATATTCATTGATATATTTGTTACATAAATCAAtgcattttgtatatttttttatgttaaaacaACATACTGCTGCTCTACTCATGGCTTTTGGAtaatttgattgatattttaatgcaGTCATGCAATCATTTaaacatgataaataattttttatcataaaatgaCAAGCAGCAcgattattatataattgagctagtaaattatcatcattacatTTTGATCTGATACCTTCTGTATAACTCAATATAGCTAAacgatattttttacatttaaaattaaaattaccatCTTCTTTGTAATTTGCTGccaattctaaaaatataaatattataaaatattttgttgaattattaattaaaaaataattttttttaccttctggtgtattttcatttgcatcgtattttaattgttgaagaCCTTCCATAAGTGGTGACACTTCATCACCAGGCTCTGgactttttttcataaaaaatggatgtttttcaaattcttcTTGCCATTTATCCTCTGGCCATCCTTCtgtgtatctttttttttctaaactattgataaaattatcaagatcTTTATCCATTTGATCAGCTAAATTTGCTCTTTCTTCATTTGtccaatttttcttttccataTTATCAGtcatttttgtttgtattatctaaaaatttaattaatagaaatattttacattcaacttaacctcaaattttcaagtaaacatttacatattttttttcattttacaattaattttatgacaaattattaacaatataatttataacaattcattaacaacaatatacaattattaaataattatataggTAATTACCAAATTATCCTTttgtcaattgtttttttgctatttttaaacactggaatattttttttttctgtaacaAGAGTACCAGCAACGTCAGATACAggagcaatttttttatctcccGGTAATTTTAGAACCTTTTTATTGGAATTAGGGGCACgtgttatctttttttttttataacaaaaatgacatcatcaatatcattaagGTGTCATCACACACTTTAGAAAAATACCTCTAGTTTGTATGATGATCGTTTGAGGTCTCTTGGTGctccaataaaaaataaaaatataaaaaattaaattaagcaCTTCAAAGCACTTGACAACTAAAAcgtcattaataaaattgatcatcATTCATTAAATTTGTATCAACTACACCACCAGCATAATTTGTAagtttaacataaaaaaaaattaaacattttgcttcattttttgattcataaataaatctaattcaaaatgaattatttaaaaatttataattatttattgtttaaatagatTAActaaagtaatttaattttttatcaattatcaatttagaTAAACAATAATCATGTCGACAAGCAGATTTACTGGTATTGAAGTTGGACCaccaattgaaatatttgctttaaataaaatctacACTGATGATTCATTTGAACAAAAAGTAAATCTAACAATTGGAggtatgtatttaaaaatcatattaactcaatgattatttatcaaacaaatttattatgaaattattattaaaaaaacaagttaaagATAACAAGAGaaagttatttttatgatgataatattattaaaacataacatatttacaataatatgaTATTGACCTTGCTGGACCTCACACGACATGTAGATgtcagttaaaaaatattgttacatAATCATTTACGTATctggaatatttattatcaaatttatttattaaacaagcattaattacaattaatttaatttttataatttaagcaTACAGAACAAATGATGGCAAACCTTGGGTTTTACCAGTtgttaaaaaagttgaaaaattactaGCTCATGATGAGCTACAAAATCATGAGTATCTTCCAGTTCTTGGTCTTGATGCATTTAGTAAATCAGCAGTTGAAATGTTACTtggtaaaaaatcatcatcaattattgaagGTAGAGCATTTGGAGTACAATGTTTATCTGGTACTGGATCATTAAGAGTTGGAGCTGAATTTCTTTCACGTATTCTTAAATATGATACTGTATATTACAGTTCACCATCATGGGgtaagaaaaattatcatcatcatcaatttcaaGCATTGATAATAGcttaatttgttaatattaatttacagaaAATCATCgtcttatttttgttaatggtggttttaaaaatactcACGAGTACAGATACTGGAATCAAACTGGAAgaaatattgattttgatgGAATGATTGAAGATTTAAGTAATGCATCTGAAAATTCAGTTGTTATATTACATGCATGTGCACATAATCCAACTGGTTGTGATCCAACTCCAGAACAATGGATGAAAATTGCTGAtgttattgaagaaaaaaaattatttacattctTTGATAGTGCTTATCAAGtacgtaatattattttatacttaaagtgattattaattaatcaatttatttaatttttaaatagggTTTTGCTACTGGTAATTTAGAAAATGATGCATTTGCTGTACGTTTATTTGCTGAACGtggaattgaatttttttgtgctCAAAGTTTTGCTAAAAATTTTGGTCTTTATAATGAACGTGCTGGTAATTTAGTTGTTCATatgaataatacaaatgaaGTTATACAAACAAAATCACAATTGACATTAATTGTCAGAGGAATGTACAGTAATCCACCAAATCATGGAGCTCGTATTGTTGCAACTGTACTGGGAAATGAAGACTTGTATGAAGAATggtaaatgtttaattaaaaacaattaaaaataacaattaataattgtttaatgtaTTGTTTATAGGAAGGATCATATTCGTACAATGTCTGGAAGAATTAAGGAAATGAGAAAAGCACTTTATGATCATCTTGTATCACTCAAGACACCTGGTAATTGGgaacatattttaaatcaaattggAATGTTTTCTTACACTGGAATGTCAGGTAATTAActaactattattttaatattatatattgatgctaattgtttttattttcaatatttaaagaaCGCCAAGTTGAATATCTCAAGAGTCATTATCATATCTACATGCCTCGCAGTGCTCGAATGAATATGTGtggtttaaatgaaaaaaatgttgaatatgTTGCAAATGCATTCAACAAAGCAGTCAATGAATTTCCACataatgtttaattatttttaaataattaaaacaagcataaattaaaaacaaccaAAATAATTGAGTTATAAAAGATATTGTTGattagaatatttaataattaattttaatcaagtaCAAAAATACACACCCCACcaataattaatgtttaaaaatgttaaattgttttttaatttgtaaatttgtgCCAAGGTTTAGCACATTTTAATAGTGgacaacaaacaaaaacattgatgattcatcaatttttctgttaaaataatagcaataatacaaatttaaatttgtaaaattgaccaattaataaatgttttatgtaaaaataaaattatttaaatattaatgatagattgttaatatttttttctattaatttatcaatttaatgatgcaatttacctttttttttcagcaaattaaataaaaaacaatggcaattttaaaatcaaacaatatttttactatgacagttgttttttttaatattacaatattgTATACattatttacagaaaaaaaaatagctacaTGTTGATAATGTCTTGATGCTCTAAATAATAGAAATGCTTTATCTTACATTTCCcattttgatactttttttttataactttgttTACCATCAGCTTCAATGGCAACATAATGTCCACTGTTTTCATACTTTGATctcatgtataaaatatatcctGAGCATCCAACTATTGAAATAAGACCTAGTCCCATCACccataaattctaaaatttaaaataacaattaaataatacaatttattatatttattatgttttaaacTAACCGGTTTAATATACAATTCATAGTTAATTGCTCTAAAAAGTGTTGTACTTTTGAGTGATCGTAAACCATCACCTGGAGCAGGTTCTGCTGGTTTAGCAGTTGTCTGTTTAACTGTTTCATCAGCCATAATTTATCTGTCAATAAATATCACTGTCTCAATCAGTCTCAATATAAAAACATCAAGGCACTCTCAAAACCAGTCCACCAACTCACgtgtttattgttgttgttgtttttttatgttgttgttCTTCAATATCCAGGACACTGTTTACCAATCCAATAACATCAACAGCCAAAAATcaaattacaatgaaaaatattaatgataaaattgatacagCATGTGAACTTTTATCCAAAGAAGCTGCAGGtatgtttgaaataaaaattaaactaaaatttcTAACCtcgaaattaaattgatttaatttattacagaACTCTacttgccaaaaaaaatagctgAAATTGATGcatcaattgaatcaattGATCCCTTTGATTTTTATCGTAATtatgtatcaaaaaatatacctttattaattaaaaatggagtTAAAAATTGGCAAGCTTATGAAAAAtggaatattaattattttcgtgaaaaattaaatgataaaattgtcaCAGTTGCTGTAACACCAAATGGATATGCTGATGCAGTTACACTTGATTTATCATcaggaaataaatattttacaatgccTGAAGAAAGATCATTAAAAATGACagaatttttagataatttagataatccaaatgacaatgaaattttttatattcaacaacaaaattcaaattttcaaagCTGTTATTATGAGCTATGGAAAGATGTTGATTGTCATCTGAAATGGGCTAATGATGCATTTGGACAAGATCCAGATGCTATTAATTTTTGGATGGGTGATGGAAGAGCAATAACATCCagcaagtatttttattttattaaatcgaaattttagaaaaaaacaaacaaattttaataaaactttgaattttatattttatctagtGCATAAAGAtccatatgaaaatatttattgtgtaATATCAGGAGAAAAAGAATTTACATTACATCCACCAACAGATTTACCATGGATTccatatgaaaaatatcaatcagcaatttataaaaaagtaaatgacaATTGGAAAATTGATCCAATTGAATCAAATGGTtcaactgatgatgatgataaaataccaTGGGTATCAGTGGATCCATTGAAGCCAGATTATCAAAAGTAAATATAcactcattatattaatttaaaaaataatattaattaattaattaattttagatatccaaaatataaaaatgcaaCGACAATCAAAGTCAAAGTTGAAGCTGGTGATGTTCTTTATCTTCCTGCACTCTGGTTCCATCATGTTCAACAATCTCACAGCTGTATTGCAATTAACTACTGGTACGACATGGAATACGATATAAAATatgcatattttaaaactctaGAAGCTTTAActcaataaaacaacaaaagaaaCTTAACAaaaactattttcttttttttttttttattaaaccatTTATATTatccattatttattatcatactgcacaatttatattatcatcatcatcatcaatatttaaaatctaatattcgaataatattttacaactaaaatacacacaattttaattttttattttcttcttacgttaatttatcaaagaaaaacaaatttgaatttttcgtcatttctttttttttttatattttttaaaaaatactgacaaatccaaatttaattatttatatatataaaaaaaaggagcctttattatctatataatatttattagataTTATCTAAAACTAAtgagattatttaaatattggaattgagaatgaaaaaaaaaaatctgtcaaaattaaaataaacatttttagaaaaatgtgtacaaattattttttaaattcgaaaTGAAtagtataattatatttgtaaatgattaatataataataatatttaaaaatgatttaaatttgtgcatttaatgtttatttatatgtttttttctaataattattaatattataaattaaatgcattAACGCCGATAGGATTTGACATATTTGGATTTTAATAAACGTGCATgtaatttacgttttttttgatacgtcgatattggtgatgatgaggatgatgatgatgatgaatcaatcgacgaatcattaattaattttcaggCCATTTCataatcttcatcatcatcatcttcaaatTCACTCATTGTTCTAAATGCACGTTTACCATAAACAGGTGCATGTTGAGTTTCATACATTTTACGATTTTCCAAATAACGTTTATAATTACTTTCACGTTTTCTTCTTTGTTCTTCAGCTTGTTGACGCATTCTCTCTGGATTAACATGTGATGTAACCATATGTCTTGTCAATGAACTCATGAATTTATATGTTATTCCACAAACATcacatgataaaatttcatctggtgtttcttttttactattaGTCTCAACCTGTTGAatcaacaaacaaacaaattaattatttaaataatttacaattacaattaaataataaataaaaataaaaaacaaaaagcaagTTGATCCATTtgtatttaaagaaaaaaaaaaaactatttaattattttttttctttttgacaaattaaaaacaaccaggattcacaaaaaaattaattctaaaaggatttacatttctttttttttttcaaataaaaataataaaattggaatatggaaaaaaataaaaaaaaaaaaaaaccttttaaaattaattattaaaaatgaattaaacaaCTCACCGGTTGTTTTCCATTTCCCGGCTGTTCATGGACCAACAAATGCCGATGTAGATTATTCAAACGATTAAATTCTCTTCCACAAACCTCACACTTGTGTTTTTTATCTGGATCATGACTTGATCTTTTATGTATAGCTAAATCTTGTGCAgtaataaatgattttgaacataaattacaatgaaaatttttaggtTCACCAGCAAGATGtgatttttcatgtttttcaaGTGTATCTTTATCCATAAATCTACGTGCACAATAAATACATGGTAATGGTTTTGAATTTGGATTATGATCAATCATATGACGACgtaatatttcttttgttggaaataatttataacattcTAAA harbors:
- the LOC122849727 gene encoding DNA polymerase interacting tetratricopeptide repeat-containing, protein of 47 kDa-like, which encodes MTDNMEKKNWTNEERANLADQMDKDLDNFINSLEKKRYTEGWPEDKWQEEFEKHPFFMKKSPEPGDEVSPLMEGLQQLKYDANENTPEELAANYKEDGNFNFKCKKYRLAILSYTEGIRSKCNDDNLLAQLYNNRAACHFMIKNYLSCLNDCMTALKYQSNYPKAMSRAAVCCFNIKKYTKCIDLCNKYINEYGDNNEEIMSLLKNSIIERKKKERDDRMKDARLKKLETEEDRLVKAIIDRNINIDIPIGKMTIDLNDFVPQIPQLSQNRVKFDNKTNRLVWPVMILYPETMQTDFIQSFHEDTPFLDQLEDLFIEPPEWDIEQRYIVDNLNVYFEGKDKKSIHKVDISRTLSSIISRKQFSLRCGTPSFLVLIAESEAEKNFLKNYKL
- the LOC122849726 gene encoding aspartate aminotransferase, cytoplasmic, coding for MSTSRFTGIEVGPPIEIFALNKIYTDDSFEQKVNLTIGAYRTNDGKPWVLPVVKKVEKLLAHDELQNHEYLPVLGLDAFSKSAVEMLLGKKSSSIIEGRAFGVQCLSGTGSLRVGAEFLSRILKYDTVYYSSPSWENHRLIFVNGGFKNTHEYRYWNQTGRNIDFDGMIEDLSNASENSVVILHACAHNPTGCDPTPEQWMKIADVIEEKKLFTFFDSAYQGFATGNLENDAFAVRLFAERGIEFFCAQSFAKNFGLYNERAGNLVVHMNNTNEVIQTKSQLTLIVRGMYSNPPNHGARIVATVLGNEDLYEEWKDHIRTMSGRIKEMRKALYDHLVSLKTPGNWEHILNQIGMFSYTGMSERQVEYLKSHYHIYMPRSARMNMCGLNEKNVEYVANAFNKAVNEFPHNV
- the LOC122849731 gene encoding small integral membrane protein 8; protein product: MADETVKQTTAKPAEPAPGDGLRSLKSTTLFRAINYELYIKPNLWVMGLGLISIVGCSGYILYMRSKYENSGHYVAIEADGKQSYKKKVSKWEM
- the LOC122849729 gene encoding bifunctional peptidase and (3S)-lysyl hydroxylase JMJD7 gives rise to the protein MKNINDKIDTACELLSKEAAELYLPKKIAEIDASIESIDPFDFYRNYVSKNIPLLIKNGVKNWQAYEKWNINYFREKLNDKIVTVAVTPNGYADAVTLDLSSGNKYFTMPEERSLKMTEFLDNLDNPNDNEIFYIQQQNSNFQSCYYELWKDVDCHLKWANDAFGQDPDAINFWMGDGRAITSMHKDPYENIYCVISGEKEFTLHPPTDLPWIPYEKYQSAIYKKVNDNWKIDPIESNGSTDDDDKIPWVSVDPLKPDYQKYPKYKNATTIKVKVEAGDVLYLPALWFHHVQQSHSCIAINYWYDMEYDIKYAYFKTLEALTQ